The following proteins are encoded in a genomic region of Glycine max cultivar Williams 82 chromosome 18, Glycine_max_v4.0, whole genome shotgun sequence:
- the LOC100776334 gene encoding GDSL esterase/lipase At5g33370, translating into MAPSSSVVPMVLLGLVILLLGVIVPRSEARPRAFFVFGDSLVDNGNNNYLQTIARANAPPYGIDYPTHRATGRFSNGFNIPDFISQQLGAESTMPYLSPDLTRENLLVGANFASAGVGILNDTGDQFMNIIKMHKQIDYFKEYQQRLSALIGVSRTKRLVNQALILITVGGNDFVNNYFLVDSTARSRQYSLPDYVKFLINRYSKHLQRLYNLGARRVLVTGSGPLGCAPAELAMRGKNGECSADLQRAASLYNPQLEQMLLELNKKIGSDVFIAANTALMHNDFITNPNAYGFNTSKVACCGQGPYNGMGLCLPVSNLCPNRDLHAFWDPFHPTEKANKLVVEQIMSGSTKYMKPMNLSTILTLDARTHS; encoded by the exons ATGGCACCCTCGTCAAGTGTTGTTCCTATGGTACTTCTAGGTTTAGTTATATTACTACTTGGTGTTATTGTCCCTAGAAGTGAAGCCAGGCCAAGAGCATTCTTTGTGTTTGGAGATTCGCTTGTTGACAATGGAAACAACAACTATTTGCAAACCATTGCTCGTGCTAATGCCCCTCCTTATGGAATTGACTATCCAACTCATAGAGCAACTGGACGCTTCTCTAACGGCTTCAACATTCCGGATTTTATCA GTCAGCAACTAGGTGCTGAGTCTACAATGCCTTACTTGAGCCCGGACTTAACGAGAGAAAATCTCTTAGTTGGTGCCAATTTTGCTTCAGCTGGCGTTGGAATCCTTAACGATACAGGAGATCAGTTT ATgaacataattaaaatgcacaaacaaatagattattttaaagAGTACCAACAACGACTGAGTGCTCTAATTGGTGTCTCACGAACTAAACGACTCGTGAATCAAGCGTTGATCCTTATCACTGTTGGTGGCAATGATTTTGTAAACAACTACTTCCTAGTGGACTCTACTGCAAGGTCTCGTCAATACTCACTCCCAGACTATGTCAAGTTTCTCATCAATCGATATAGCAAGCACTTGCag AGGCTATATAATCTGGGAGCTCGGCGAGTTCTTGTGACAGGGTCAGGGCCATTGGGTTGTGCCCCTGCAGAATTGGCCATGCGAGGCAAAAATGGAGAATGTTCTGCTGATCTACAACGTGCTGCATCATTGTACAACCCTCAATTAGAGCAAATGCTACTTGAACTTAACAAGAAAATTGGCAGCGACGTTTTCATTGCTGCAAATACAGCACTAATGCACAATGATTTCATCACCAATCCCAATGCTTATG GATTTAACACGTCAAAAGTAGCTTGTTGTGGACAAGGACCCTACAATGGTATGGGGCTATGCTTGCCAGTCTCCAACCTATGCCCCAACCGAGACTTGCATGCATTTTGGGATCCATTCCATCCAACTGAAAAGGCAAACAAACTTGTTGTAGAACAAATTATGTCTGGCTCTACAAAGTATATGAAGCCAATGAACCTCAGCACCATTCTGACCTTGGATGCTCGAACACATTCATGA